One part of the Parachlamydiales bacterium genome encodes these proteins:
- a CDS encoding alpha/beta fold hydrolase, producing the protein MQIERLEFPGRFLNGHIQTVLGSLGRRHKLHHPFFHHTLTLSDGDQLSCEESRPTLWNPHQPTTIMVHGLGGDQNSRYMLRMGKHLLEEGHRVIRANLRSCGPRYRSCRCIRPYHGGLSDDIFNIVKHFQVKTSPTVALGYSLGGNILLKLAGERKEEMGHYLKGMVTVCPPFDLSKTVQKILATKLGFYQTYFVVRLRSQYKQWADNNPELNPPKLPYRMSIKDFDDFHTAPRWGFRDAEHYYESSSCAPFISDITVPCDIICSDDDPVVDIHTLYDLHLPKNVKVLKATGGGHMGFLGSPFHPHGVRWIERVLLNLIRNKLAL; encoded by the coding sequence ATGCAAATTGAACGTTTAGAATTTCCGGGGAGATTCCTTAATGGTCATATACAGACTGTATTAGGAAGTTTGGGACGTAGGCATAAATTGCATCACCCTTTTTTCCATCACACCCTGACTTTATCTGATGGCGATCAGCTATCATGTGAAGAGTCGCGCCCCACTTTATGGAACCCCCATCAACCGACGACAATCATGGTGCACGGACTGGGAGGGGATCAGAATTCGCGTTATATGCTCCGCATGGGCAAGCATTTACTAGAAGAAGGGCATCGCGTGATAAGGGCAAATTTGCGCAGCTGCGGACCTCGCTATAGGAGCTGCCGCTGCATTCGCCCTTACCACGGAGGTCTCAGCGATGATATCTTTAATATCGTCAAGCACTTTCAAGTAAAAACGTCTCCTACTGTTGCGCTCGGGTATTCTTTGGGTGGAAACATCCTGCTGAAATTAGCCGGTGAGAGGAAAGAGGAAATGGGACACTATCTTAAAGGGATGGTTACCGTATGTCCTCCTTTTGATTTGAGCAAAACTGTGCAAAAGATTTTGGCTACAAAGCTAGGATTCTACCAAACCTATTTTGTGGTGCGCTTGCGATCGCAGTATAAGCAGTGGGCGGACAATAACCCTGAACTTAATCCTCCAAAGCTGCCTTACCGTATGAGTATCAAAGATTTTGATGATTTTCATACTGCCCCACGCTGGGGATTCCGCGATGCAGAACATTATTATGAATCTAGCAGTTGTGCCCCTTTTATCAGTGATATCACGGTTCCTTGCGACATCATCTGTTCTGATGATGATCCTGTGGTGGATATCCATACATTATATGACCTACATCTTCCGAAGAATGTGAAGGTGTTGAAGGCTACCGGAGGAGGACATATGGGTTTTCTAGGGTCGCCGTTTCATCCTCACGGTGTCCGTTGGATAGAGCGTGTATTGCTTAACCTTATCCGCAATAAACTTGCGCTGTAA
- a CDS encoding replication-associated recombination protein A: MYVPLAEKMRPNDLADVVGQEHLLGPGSLISSVIERKTPLSLLLWGPPGCGKTTIARLYAKAFDASFFGLSAVHSGTTEIKKIIQQIQDNPLLHRLAVLFIDEIHRFNKAQQDVLLPFLEKGTFVLVGATTENPSFTLNNALLSRLRVLTLKPLDDSALEVLLKRYEERHSPLGLTEEAKNYLIGLSHGDGRYLLNLIENIQGVFPEGIEIPLEELKNLLQRRAALFDRQGDGHYNLISALHKSVRGSDPDAALYWFARMLEGGEDPLYLARRLIRMAVEDVGLADPQALQIAMNAREAYHVMGSPEGELALAQVVVYLALAPKSNALYTAFGNAKRCAAQTGQLQPPAIILNAPTKLMEELGYGDGYQYDHEQPDAFSGQEYFPDGMAHQHFYHPVERGFEREMVKRMAYFQRLRQKRL; encoded by the coding sequence ATGTATGTCCCTCTCGCTGAAAAAATGCGCCCCAATGATCTTGCAGATGTCGTCGGCCAGGAACACCTCCTCGGCCCCGGCAGCCTCATCTCCTCAGTAATAGAGAGAAAAACCCCTCTTTCACTGTTGTTATGGGGTCCCCCAGGCTGCGGTAAGACCACTATCGCACGCCTTTATGCCAAAGCCTTCGACGCTAGTTTTTTTGGCTTAAGTGCAGTCCATAGCGGTACAACAGAAATAAAAAAAATCATTCAGCAAATCCAAGATAATCCCTTGCTTCATAGACTTGCAGTCCTATTCATCGACGAAATCCATCGTTTTAATAAAGCACAGCAGGATGTTCTTCTCCCCTTTTTAGAAAAAGGCACCTTCGTCTTAGTCGGCGCCACCACAGAAAACCCCTCTTTCACCCTTAATAATGCCCTGCTATCCAGATTGCGTGTACTGACACTTAAACCTCTTGACGATTCTGCACTAGAAGTCTTGCTAAAACGTTATGAAGAACGACACTCCCCCCTCGGTTTGACAGAAGAGGCTAAAAACTATCTTATCGGCCTATCCCATGGCGATGGAAGATACCTTCTTAATCTAATTGAAAATATCCAAGGTGTCTTCCCTGAAGGCATTGAAATCCCTTTGGAAGAACTTAAAAACCTCTTACAACGACGAGCCGCCCTCTTCGACCGTCAAGGCGACGGACACTATAACCTTATTTCTGCCCTGCATAAATCTGTCCGCGGATCAGATCCTGACGCAGCCCTTTATTGGTTTGCTAGAATGCTTGAAGGAGGAGAAGACCCGTTATACCTAGCGCGCAGGCTCATCCGGATGGCTGTAGAAGACGTCGGCTTAGCCGACCCGCAAGCACTGCAAATTGCGATGAACGCACGCGAAGCTTATCATGTGATGGGGTCTCCCGAAGGCGAACTTGCCCTAGCCCAAGTTGTGGTATATCTCGCTTTAGCCCCAAAAAGTAATGCCCTCTATACAGCCTTTGGAAATGCAAAGCGCTGTGCGGCTCAAACAGGACAGCTGCAGCCGCCTGCGATTATCCTCAATGCTCCGACTAAGCTCATGGAAGAGCTAGGTTATGGCGACGGATATCAGTACGATCATGAACAACCCGATGCATTTTCAGGCCAGGAGTATTTCCCTGATGGAATGGCGCATCAGCACTTTTACCATCCTGTGGAACGCGGTTTTGAGAGGGAAATGGTCAAGAGGATGGCCTACTTCCAACGACTTCGTCAAAAGCGGCTGTAA
- a CDS encoding TspO/MBR family protein yields the protein MTKEWWVLAAFLSLCFVSESIGSYFTALSVTDWYPTLNKPFWNPPGWLFGPVWTFLYASMGIAAWLVWKTVGKISNAPLAFFFFLLQLVVNTVWSLFFFTWKNPVFALYDVILLDVLVLITTYLFWRIYKPAGYLMLPYLAWILYATSLNAYIAFNN from the coding sequence ATGACTAAAGAATGGTGGGTGCTAGCCGCCTTTTTATCGCTTTGCTTTGTAAGTGAATCTATAGGCTCCTATTTTACTGCATTATCAGTAACTGATTGGTACCCTACATTAAATAAACCCTTTTGGAATCCACCCGGCTGGTTATTCGGCCCCGTATGGACATTCTTATATGCCTCTATGGGTATCGCTGCGTGGCTTGTATGGAAAACAGTGGGAAAAATTTCCAATGCTCCCCTGGCATTTTTCTTCTTCCTACTACAACTAGTCGTGAATACTGTATGGTCCCTCTTCTTTTTTACGTGGAAAAATCCGGTCTTCGCTCTCTACGACGTCATTCTCTTAGATGTGCTAGTACTCATTACAACATACTTATTCTGGCGTATCTATAAACCTGCAGGCTATCTAATGCTGCCTTATCTAGCTTGGATACTTTATGCAACCAGTCTGAACGCCTATATCGCATTTAACAATTAA